The genomic stretch TGTCCTCCAGTGTCTCATAAGACTTGTCGGGATGGGTGATTTGGACCAGCTCTACTTTGTCAAACTGGTGAAGCCTGTTTAGCCCTCTTACATGTGCGCCCCAACTACCCGCTTCTCTTCGAAAGCAAGGCGTGAAAGCCGTGTTTTTGATCGGCAGATTACTGGCCTTTAGCATCACATCCCGGTACATATTAGTTATCGGCACTTCTGCGGTAGGGATCAGAAAAAGGTCGTCATGGGTAATGTGGTACATTTGACCTTCCTTGTCCGGAAGCTGACCGGTGCCATAACCGCTTTCTTCATTGATAAGGATAGGCGGCTGCACTTCATTGTAGCCATGTTTGGTAGCTTCATCCAAGAAAAAGTTCACCAAAGCTCGCTGTAGTCGGGCGCCTTTGCCTTTATAAATGGGAAATCCCGCTCCAGTGATTTTATTGCCCAGCTCAAAGTCAATGATGTCGTGTTTTTTGATCAGGTCCCAATGGGCTTGCTTGCCCTCGTAAAGTGTTGGTGCCTCACCATGCTCCAATACCACTTCATTGTCATCAGCTGATTTTCCAGCCTTTACGCTAGCATGTGGCACATTGGGAATGGTATAGAGCAATTGCTTCAAGGCCTCCTCTATTTCACCGTATTTTTCTTCCAGGGATTTTATCTGGCTTTTGATTTCGGCAGTACGCTTTTTGATCGTTTCGGCCTCGTCCTTTTTGCCCTCCCGCATCAATAGACCAATTTGCTTGGAAATGGAATTGGATTCAGCCTGCAGCTGGTCCCTTTGCAGCTGGGTTTCTTTTCTTTCTTTGTCTAAATCCAGGACTTTTTGCAGTCTTTCCTTTGGCTCGGCAAAGAAGCGTTTCTGCAATCCTTCCACTGCCTGGTCAAAATTTTCACGGATAAAATTTACCTGTAGCATGTCGTATAAGCTTTATTTTAGAAATGCAAAGATAGTGATTTCAAACAGAGCTCAGGAGCGGAATGGTAAAAAATCGAAATGAGATGCCAGTAGCAGGGGCTCTCATGGATGGCATGGATCTTCGTCGATGAAATTTCGGAAAACACACAGATGGAAACAGCCTTTTCCGATGCATTCCCAGGTATCCATATCCTTTTATTGACAGGGCATTCTCCGAGATAAACCTGACAAGAGCCTTCAATTGTTACCTGTGTACAGAAAGTTTCAAGGGATTTGATAATAAACGGAATCTTTTTTCCGTTTTTGGTGTAAAGAAAGAGAAACAGGTAAAATCAGTCCATTTTAACTGGATACTAATCTTTTTCTTGTATATTTGGAAAGCATAAACTCGCTAATTTTCTGATAAATACACATCCTCAAAGAAAAAGTTTGCGTATTAAAATTGCTTACTGTAATATTGTGAAGTCAAAAAGTTCATAATCCACGCCCTGTGGATTCATCTTATTTCATAAGACACCTTTTTATACCAATCAATTAAATAGTCACAGTACTCATTTCTATTAATCACATCAAGTACCTCTTATACGTTTTTTATGTATAATATTGAAGAACTAAAAATTAGATTGCTATCCGAATTGAAGGAGATAGCAGAAGAACTGGGGGTGAAAAATTTTAAATCCCTAAAGAAGGACGATCTCATCTATGCGATCTTAGATCAGCAAGCAATCACCCCCGAGAAAGCCCTTCCCAAGAAAAAGCCGGCCAAAGCAGAAGTGGAGAAACCGGTACCGGATACTCCTGAAAAGAAACCTGAGCATAAACCATCCGCCGAAGACAATAAGGAAACCAAGCCTAAGTTTAAGCGGGAGAATGTAACGGAATCCAAAAAAGAAGATTCGCCAAAAGCGGAAGACAAGCCGGCCAAAAAACCAAAGGATAGTGCCAAGGACACTCCTAAAGAAAGAAAGCCTAAGCGGAGTGAAGCGCCTAAATCTGAAAACAAGCCGGAAAGCAAACCTGAAAGCAAGCCCGTAGGAAAGTCTGACAGCAAAGCAGAAACAAAACAGGACAAACCTTCTTCTGATGAAAATCGACCAAGAAGCTTCAGACCCAGAAGGAAAGCAGTGATAGATGAAGAAGCCCAGCGTGTGGCAACAGAAAGGCCACAGGAACCAGAGGTCGATCTTCCAAAAAGAAAAAATTTCAAAGAGGTATCTGATGAGCAGCCCAGCCAACCTTCCATTGGCAGCAGCAGAAAGAAATATGCTTCTTTGGTAAAGGAATTTGATGGAATAATAGAAAACGAAGGGGTCTTGGAAATCATGTCCGACGGATATGGCTTCTTGCGCTCTCTCGATTATAACTACCTGGCTTCACCGGATGACATTTATGTGTCGCCGTCCCAGATCAAGCTTTTTGGACTGAAGACCGGTGATAATATCAAAGGACAAATCAGGCCTCCTAAAGAAGGCGAAAAGTATTTCGCTCTGCTGAAAGTGTCTTCTGTAAACGGTAAGACCACCGAGGAAATCCGTGACAGGATACCATTTGAATACCTTACCCCATTATTCCCCGAAGAAAGGCTAAACCTGACCACGCGAGCGGACAATTTCTCTACCCGAATTGTAGACTTGTTTGCTCCTATCGGAAAAGGACAGCGGGGCATGATCGTAGCGCAGCCAAAAACAGGCAAGACCGTCCTACTGCAAAAGATTGCCAA from Echinicola soli encodes the following:
- the serS gene encoding serine--tRNA ligase, which codes for MLQVNFIRENFDQAVEGLQKRFFAEPKERLQKVLDLDKERKETQLQRDQLQAESNSISKQIGLLMREGKKDEAETIKKRTAEIKSQIKSLEEKYGEIEEALKQLLYTIPNVPHASVKAGKSADDNEVVLEHGEAPTLYEGKQAHWDLIKKHDIIDFELGNKITGAGFPIYKGKGARLQRALVNFFLDEATKHGYNEVQPPILINEESGYGTGQLPDKEGQMYHITHDDLFLIPTAEVPITNMYRDVMLKASNLPIKNTAFTPCFRREAGSWGAHVRGLNRLHQFDKVELVQITHPDKSYETLEDMSTYVQELLKKLGLQYRVLRLCGGDTGFTSALTYDMEVYSAAQEMWLEVSSVSNFETYQANRLKLRFKDDDKKTTLAHTLNGSALALPRIVAAILENNQTEKGIKMPEVLVPYLGFEWID
- the rho gene encoding transcription termination factor Rho is translated as MYNIEELKIRLLSELKEIAEELGVKNFKSLKKDDLIYAILDQQAITPEKALPKKKPAKAEVEKPVPDTPEKKPEHKPSAEDNKETKPKFKRENVTESKKEDSPKAEDKPAKKPKDSAKDTPKERKPKRSEAPKSENKPESKPESKPVGKSDSKAETKQDKPSSDENRPRSFRPRRKAVIDEEAQRVATERPQEPEVDLPKRKNFKEVSDEQPSQPSIGSSRKKYASLVKEFDGIIENEGVLEIMSDGYGFLRSLDYNYLASPDDIYVSPSQIKLFGLKTGDNIKGQIRPPKEGEKYFALLKVSSVNGKTTEEIRDRIPFEYLTPLFPEERLNLTTRADNFSTRIVDLFAPIGKGQRGMIVAQPKTGKTVLLQKIANAIAENHPECHLMILLIDERPEEVTDMARSVKAEVISSTFDEQAERHVKVSSMVLEKAKRMVECGHDVVILLDSITRLARAYNTVVPSSGKILSGGVDANALHKPKRFFGAARNVENGGSLTIIATALVETGSKMDEVIFEEFKGTGNMELSLDRKLSNRRIYPAIDVPGSGTRREDLLMEKEEMQRVWILRKLMSDMTSQEAMEFLLQRMRGTRDNAEFLISMNG